GAATTTTTCATCTGTCTCCTTTAAAAGAGCGTTATAACTTTTGCTGATCATTTCATATTCAAATGCTGCTTTAACTGAGAAGAGACTTTTTCCCTTTCATCATCCGGGACGTTGTAATAATAAACGCCTCCCTGCTTCTCCCCGCTGCCTTTGATTGGCACTTGTTCTATCTGATGCCGGGCCGCGGCGTAGTTCTTGCGAATGGTCATCACCTCATCGGCCGTCAAATTGGTTTGGACATTCCTTTCCAGCGCTCCTAGAATATCATTGTATTTCCAAACGGACTGGATGCTCGCTCCTTTATTGAGAATGCCCTCAATAACTTGGCGCTGGCGGGCTTGGCGTCCGAAATCTCCTTGGGGATCGTCATAGCGCATGCGCGTGTACTTGAGAGCTTCCTCCCCGTTCAAAGTAATTTCCCCAGCCGGGAAACTGGCTCCTTCATAGGAAAAAGCAAATTGGCTGTTGACCGTTACGCCTCCTACGGCATCAACTAAATCTTTAAAGCCGTCCATATTGATTTCAACGTAATAATCCACAGGCACATCGAGAAATGCTTCCACTGTTTTGGCCGCCATATCCACTCCGCCAAAAGCAAAGGCATGATTGATCTTATCTTCCGTACCCTTTCCAGCAATCTCTACTCGCGTATCTCTAGGGATGCTTACCATTTTCACTGAATTTTCCTGGCCGTTGACAGAGGCAAGGATCATCGTATCCGAGCGGCCTTTATCCCCTTTGCGCTCATCGACACCTAATAACAAAACAGTAAACGGCTCCTTCCTTTCCAGTGAAACATCCTGCGAACGCTTATCCGATTCTTTCAGAGAAGCTTTATCCACGATTCCATCCAGCGCATTTTGAACAGAGGAATATACGCTGTAGGCAAACACCCCTCCGCTAATCAAAAACAGCAAAAAAACCGCTAACAGAATATTTTTCTTCCCTTTTTTCTTTCGAGATCGGCTTCTTCTCTCCATTTCCTTTGCTCCTTTTAAATCGACCTTATTTAGAAAGCTATCTTCCTTCCCTATGCTTCTAATCATAGCACGTTGAAGCAAATGAGCGATACCACTTCGTACAAATGTGTTTGTAAAGATCATTGCTCGATCAAGAGATGGATAGTGATACAGCCATCCGCAAAAACTTCCTCTCCTAATTATCTCTTTTTGAAGTTCTTAACTTTCATTTCAAATCATAAAAAATGGATCCGGGACAAAGAGTTTTCAGCTCATAAAAAAAACCGAACTATTATTTAGAACTCTCCTTCAGAGCTTCGTAATAGTTCGGCTTTATTGTTTTTCATGTTTTTATTAAATATAATG
The Bacillus xiapuensis DNA segment above includes these coding regions:
- a CDS encoding LCP family glycopolymer transferase, coding for MIFTNTFVRSGIAHLLQRAMIRSIGKEDSFLNKVDLKGAKEMERRSRSRKKKGKKNILLAVFLLFLISGGVFAYSVYSSVQNALDGIVDKASLKESDKRSQDVSLERKEPFTVLLLGVDERKGDKGRSDTMILASVNGQENSVKMVSIPRDTRVEIAGKGTEDKINHAFAFGGVDMAAKTVEAFLDVPVDYYVEINMDGFKDLVDAVGGVTVNSQFAFSYEGASFPAGEITLNGEEALKYTRMRYDDPQGDFGRQARQRQVIEGILNKGASIQSVWKYNDILGALERNVQTNLTADEVMTIRKNYAAARHQIEQVPIKGSGEKQGGVYYYNVPDDEREKVSSQLKQHLNMK